The stretch of DNA TTATCCGCATGCGCATGCCCCACGCCGATCTGGCCGATTTTGATGCGGGGTAAAGGGGATTTATTTGTTTGCTTATCTACAATATCCTGCTCTTCAATGGCGCTTAACCGGCCTGCCATACTCGTTGAAATCATTGCAGCCGACATTATTCTTAATGCATCACGACGATTGCCATTCCCGTTCATTAGCCAATCCCGCATTCAGTGAAGAATCTAACCAGCATCTATTTTAACATGGTTGCAGGAAGCACGTCTTTTCGATCAAAAACATAGAACTTATCAAGATATCTAAGAAACAACTTGGGGCTCCGTTTAGACATCCAGAGAGAACCAACTTCCGCAGCGTGACGGTAGGTAATTAAAGGGGCCATCGTATTGCAATCCCAGAAGATGATGCGCTGGTCGCTGCCACATGTTGCAAGGATGTTGAGTTCTTTTTCGTAGAATAAACTCAGAATATTCTTGCTATGTGCCGGGAATATTTTCGATTCCAAATACGACCTATTCTTGTCGAGAGTGAGGCACACTTCGCAGAGGTTTCCGTTGTGGCTTTCTCCGTAGAGTGCTCGCTGTTTTGAATTCCATTGTGTTTTGCTGCTGCTTTGTAGATTATCAGGAAGAGTGAGTAACAGATGATCTTGAGAGTCAGACGTCCAGTAAACCAATACGTCCTTTGTTCTGATTCCAACATTTCCTGTCAGGCAAACAATATGTTGATCGTCTTCAGCCCAAAGAATACTGGAAATGCGTCGTTCTTTTGTAGCACGGAAGACAATCTGTTGGGTCGCGATATCCACAATCATAATTTCTTTGGAAGCGGCATAAGCTAACTGAGTTCCTTTGTTGTTAAAGGCAAGAACCGTACTGTTCAAATCTGAGATTTCATCGAAATACAGTTTCTTACGAGTACTGGCGTTCCAAATTGAAATACTGCAACCTGTTGTGACGCCTTTAACCTGATGGGTGATTGCAATTAAAGAATCTTTAGGGGAAAGAGCCACGTTGCCATTGCTTCATCAAACACGTCTCGCATTTGAGCGCGTATCGAAGCCCCCGCGTTCGGCAATGGCTTTACCTTGAGCGGGGACTTCTTAACGTGCTTGATTCTTTTCTTGCTCATCACCATTTGTTGGCCCTTACATCACAGTCGAGTGAAGAGAGCCGGACACCTACTCATCCGTTACGCAGCCCTCGCTGGCATTCTTGACATTCTTAATGTACTTGTACAGTGTGCCGCGAGTGGCGAGGTAGGGTGGGGCGACGAAGGCGGCTTTTCGGGCCTGGTAGTCGGCTTCTGTCCAATTGACGTCGATGCTGTTTTTCTCCGCGTCGATGGTGATGATGTCGCCGTTCTTTACGAGGGCAATTGGGCCCCCTTCCTGGGCTTCGGGTGTTACGTGGCCGACGATGAAGCCGTGGGAACCACCACTGAAGCGGCCATCCGTCAGTAGTGCGACATCGCTCCCTAAACCCGCTCCCATAATGGCGGAGGTCGGGGTGAGCATTTCGGGAAGACCTGGCCCGCCCTTCGGCCCTTCGTAGCGGATGATGATCACATCACCCTTCTGGATTTCGTTATTTTCCAGGCCCTTGAGCATCGCTTCTTCCTGATCATAGCAGCGAGCGGGGCCTTTGAAGACGAGCCCTTCTTTACCAGTGATCTTGGCGACAGCCCCGTCCGGGCAGAAGTTGCCGCGCATAATGCGAATGTGGCCCGATTCTTTGATGGGTGTTTCAATCGGCACAATCACGCGCTGGCCTTCCGCCAGACCGGGGAGTGGCTCCAGGTTTTCTGCCAGCGTCTTGCCAGTCACCGTCAGGCAACTGCCATCCAGCAAGCCTTTTTCGAGAAGATATTTGAGGACCGCGGGAGTTCCACCCACGTTGTGCAGATCTTCCATGACATATTTACCGCTCG from Planctopirus ephydatiae encodes:
- a CDS encoding WD40 repeat domain-containing protein, translated to MALSPKDSLIAITHQVKGVTTGCSISIWNASTRKKLYFDEISDLNSTVLAFNNKGTQLAYAASKEIMIVDIATQQIVFRATKERRISSILWAEDDQHIVCLTGNVGIRTKDVLVYWTSDSQDHLLLTLPDNLQSSSKTQWNSKQRALYGESHNGNLCEVCLTLDKNRSYLESKIFPAHSKNILSLFYEKELNILATCGSDQRIIFWDCNTMAPLITYRHAAEVGSLWMSKRSPKLFLRYLDKFYVFDRKDVLPATMLK